A window from Fodinibius salicampi encodes these proteins:
- a CDS encoding PH domain-containing protein produces MRSSPKNNLSKSAISAWRVSTLLSMLFLFLIPLTMWMISYLGSGQMSLWIISAITFGLVVLAGLAIFFIPEIRWQRWSYQVDEHEIDLQSGILIITRTLVPVKRVQHVDTRQGPILRSYGLADVTISTAATTHRIPALEEETAEDVRDRISKFARLAKEDV; encoded by the coding sequence ATGCGTTCTTCACCTAAAAACAATTTGTCTAAGTCAGCAATTAGTGCCTGGCGTGTATCCACTTTACTTTCTATGCTTTTCTTGTTTTTGATACCCCTGACTATGTGGATGATCAGCTATCTTGGGTCGGGGCAAATGTCCCTCTGGATTATTAGTGCCATTACCTTTGGTCTGGTTGTCTTAGCGGGATTAGCAATATTTTTCATTCCTGAAATTCGATGGCAACGTTGGTCTTACCAAGTCGATGAACATGAGATTGACTTGCAGAGTGGAATACTGATTATTACCCGCACTTTGGTGCCCGTAAAGCGGGTCCAGCATGTAGACACGCGCCAGGGACCTATTCTTCGTTCCTACGGATTGGCTGATGTGACTATTTCAACGGCGGCCACAACCCATCGCATTCCGGCACTGGAAGAAGAAACGGCAGAGGACGTACGAGATCGAATTTCTAAATTTGCTCGATTAGCCAAAGAAGATGTCTAA
- a CDS encoding histone H1, protein MSRFDELKGIVAGVEEDMTKFYEKGNKAAGTRARKGLQQLRKLSQEVRLEIQDIKNNG, encoded by the coding sequence ATGAGCCGATTTGATGAACTAAAAGGAATTGTGGCCGGAGTGGAAGAAGACATGACAAAGTTTTACGAAAAAGGAAACAAGGCCGCAGGTACTCGTGCTCGTAAAGGTTTGCAGCAGCTTCGCAAGCTTTCTCAAGAGGTACGACTGGAAATTCAGGATATTAAAAACAACGGTTAA
- a CDS encoding MFS transporter: protein MSTNNREPVRSLFSWALYDWANSAFFAVIQTFVFATYFMQSVAENDTLGSTQWGNTIGAAGLVIALTAPFLGAVADQMGRRKPWIAWFTLLSISATAGLWFVMPSQEFVLLALSLVFLGTIGSEFAIIFYNAMLPDLASDEKMGRWSGWSWGLGYAGGLVCLIIALFVFVDVDQPPFGLEKAAAEHLRATFVLVAVWYAVFSLPMFSFTSDRPHTGVTLSQAVRSGWKQLKASVSEVRKYKTIVQFLIARMVFIDGLATVFAFGGIYAAGTFDLGERDVLLFGIGLNVTAGLGAIAFAWLDDILGSRKTMLYSLAGLIATTTAVLLVFEVFWFWVFGLLLGIFVGPAQAASRTYMARVAPKDLQNQMFGLLALSGKVTAFAGPLLVGWLTFFADSQRIGMSVIVVLFIIGFILLYRIPDAEKVILEK, encoded by the coding sequence ATGAGTACAAATAATCGGGAGCCGGTGAGATCACTCTTTTCTTGGGCTCTTTATGACTGGGCCAACAGCGCTTTTTTTGCCGTCATCCAGACTTTTGTTTTTGCTACCTATTTTATGCAGTCTGTGGCAGAAAATGATACGCTGGGAAGTACACAGTGGGGAAATACTATAGGTGCAGCGGGATTGGTAATAGCACTTACTGCACCTTTTTTGGGTGCCGTAGCTGATCAGATGGGGCGTCGTAAGCCGTGGATCGCCTGGTTTACCTTATTATCGATCTCCGCTACGGCAGGACTATGGTTTGTAATGCCTTCTCAGGAATTTGTACTGTTAGCTCTTTCACTCGTATTTCTGGGTACCATAGGATCGGAATTTGCTATTATTTTTTACAATGCTATGCTTCCCGATTTAGCTTCAGATGAAAAAATGGGACGCTGGTCGGGTTGGTCCTGGGGGTTAGGCTATGCCGGTGGACTTGTTTGTCTCATTATAGCGCTTTTTGTGTTTGTAGATGTGGACCAACCTCCTTTTGGGTTGGAAAAGGCAGCTGCTGAGCATCTTCGTGCAACCTTCGTTTTGGTAGCCGTATGGTATGCTGTGTTTTCTCTTCCGATGTTTAGCTTTACTTCTGACCGTCCCCATACGGGAGTAACATTGTCGCAAGCAGTACGTTCTGGATGGAAACAGCTTAAAGCTTCTGTCAGTGAGGTTCGAAAATATAAGACGATTGTTCAATTTTTGATTGCTCGAATGGTCTTTATTGACGGTCTTGCGACTGTTTTTGCTTTTGGCGGTATTTATGCGGCAGGCACTTTTGATTTGGGCGAGCGGGATGTGCTTCTTTTTGGTATTGGACTAAACGTAACCGCAGGATTGGGAGCTATCGCTTTTGCCTGGCTGGATGATATACTGGGAAGCCGAAAGACCATGTTGTATTCACTGGCAGGTTTAATTGCAACTACTACTGCCGTACTTCTTGTTTTTGAGGTATTCTGGTTTTGGGTATTTGGGCTGCTGCTTGGCATTTTTGTTGGACCCGCACAAGCTGCGAGCCGAACCTATATGGCCAGGGTGGCTCCTAAAGATCTCCAGAACCAGATGTTTGGACTTTTGGCACTTTCAGGGAAAGTAACGGCTTTTGCTGGACCCTTATTAGTTGGGTGGCTGACCTTTTTTGCTGATAGCCAGCGCATAGGGATGAGTGTTATCGTAGTTCTTTTCATTATAGGTTTCATCTTGCTTTACCGCATCCCTGATGCAGAAAAAGTTATTCTTGAAAAATGA